A region from the Variovorax sp. V93 genome encodes:
- a CDS encoding DUF4329 domain-containing protein: MAEPLPAPAFPLEYELFNTVTEAARAALESVLIESIERRKEFGAMICQQGNQFFAMPPREGDTNTVDVGHRLGNGGCPEGTTAVAYYHTHPAYKGAGFNMEPDRFSPEDRGVANDMQIDAYVGSVSGLFLRYDHRLRKIMVAGPRLRNARDLPQPVPVKKPAPKTLRRRIIPAPRLL, encoded by the coding sequence ATGGCCGAACCACTTCCCGCACCCGCATTCCCTCTCGAGTACGAGCTTTTCAACACCGTCACCGAGGCGGCGCGCGCGGCACTGGAGTCCGTGCTGATCGAGTCGATCGAACGCCGCAAGGAGTTCGGCGCCATGATCTGCCAGCAGGGCAACCAGTTCTTCGCGATGCCGCCGCGCGAGGGCGACACCAACACGGTCGACGTCGGCCACCGCCTCGGCAACGGAGGCTGCCCCGAGGGCACGACGGCGGTGGCTTATTACCACACGCATCCGGCCTACAAGGGCGCAGGCTTCAACATGGAGCCCGACCGCTTCTCGCCCGAGGACCGCGGCGTCGCGAACGACATGCAGATCGACGCCTACGTGGGCAGTGTCTCGGGCCTGTTCCTGCGCTACGACCACCGCCTGCGCAAGATCATGGTGGCCGGACCGCGCCTGCGCAACGCCCGCGACCTGCCGCAGCCGGTTCCGGTGAAGAAGCCCGCGCCGAAGACGCTGCGGCGACGCATCATCCCGGCGCCGCGGCTGCTTTGA
- a CDS encoding 2-dehydropantoate 2-reductase, which translates to MKICIYGAGAIGGWIGASLAQAGERLNVVARGATLEALQQGGLSLMRGDVRTRVPVNAVADPEALGTQDLVVIAVKAPALAGVAERIGPLIGPDTLVLVAMNGVPWWFLEGGFGGAITGHRLAAVDPDGAIARAIPSRNVIGCVVHASCSLDGPGVVRHHFGNGLIVGEPSGEATPRVQKLVALLQRAGLDATLSPQIQKDVWFKLWGNMTVNPISALTGVTTDLIMGDDYVRGFISAVMLEAKEIGRRIGIEITQSPEDRHAVTMKLGAFKTSMLQDVEAGRSVELDALVTVVRELGELTAVATPFTDALLGLARLKMRQLGLY; encoded by the coding sequence ATGAAGATCTGCATCTACGGCGCCGGCGCGATCGGCGGATGGATCGGCGCCAGCCTGGCGCAGGCCGGCGAGCGGCTCAACGTGGTGGCGCGCGGCGCCACGCTCGAGGCACTGCAGCAAGGCGGCCTTTCGCTGATGCGCGGCGACGTGCGCACGCGCGTGCCGGTCAACGCAGTGGCCGACCCCGAAGCGCTCGGCACGCAGGACCTCGTGGTCATCGCCGTGAAGGCGCCGGCGCTGGCCGGCGTGGCCGAACGCATCGGCCCGCTGATCGGGCCCGACACCCTGGTGCTGGTGGCGATGAACGGCGTGCCGTGGTGGTTCCTCGAAGGCGGCTTCGGCGGCGCCATCACCGGCCACCGCCTGGCGGCCGTGGACCCCGACGGCGCAATCGCAAGGGCCATTCCCTCGCGCAACGTGATCGGCTGCGTGGTGCACGCGAGCTGTTCGCTCGACGGGCCCGGCGTGGTGCGGCATCACTTCGGCAACGGGCTGATCGTGGGCGAGCCTTCGGGCGAAGCCACGCCGCGCGTGCAGAAGCTGGTCGCGCTGCTGCAGCGCGCGGGCCTGGACGCCACGCTGTCGCCGCAGATCCAGAAGGACGTGTGGTTCAAGCTCTGGGGCAACATGACGGTGAACCCGATCAGCGCGCTCACGGGCGTCACCACCGACCTGATCATGGGCGACGACTACGTGCGCGGCTTCATCTCGGCCGTGATGCTCGAGGCCAAGGAGATCGGCCGGCGCATCGGCATCGAGATCACGCAGAGCCCCGAAGACCGGCATGCGGTGACGATGAAGCTCGGCGCGTTCAAGACCTCGATGCTGCAGGACGTGGAAGCCGGACGCTCGGTAGAGCTCGATGCGCTGGTCACCGTGGTGCGCGAGCTCGGCGAGCTGACGGCGGTGGCCACGCCGTTCACCGATGCGCTGCTGGGGCTGGCGCGGCTGAAGATGCGGCAGCTCGGGCTGTATTGA
- a CDS encoding class II aldolase/adducin family protein yields the protein MNTTLATRVPPSAPVHPSIHPDERAAREQLAACYRIFAMLGWTEMIYNHITLRLPDSVTGGEKQFLINPFGLHYSEVTASNLVKIDLHGKVLDGSTHPVNPAGFTVHAAIHDGLPGAHCVMHTHTTAGVAVACLQGGLQQTNFYTAQLHGMVAYHDFEGITIHADEGPRLLRSIGDRNAVILRNHGLLAWGQTLPQTFAILWTLQRACEIQMATFSMGAAIPVSEEIAQCCTRDALQFSPEHGAGQDVFDALVRQVDRIDASYKN from the coding sequence ATGAACACCACACTCGCCACCCGCGTGCCGCCGTCGGCGCCGGTCCATCCCTCGATCCATCCCGACGAGCGCGCCGCGCGCGAGCAGCTCGCGGCCTGCTACCGCATCTTTGCGATGCTTGGGTGGACGGAAATGATCTACAACCACATCACCCTTCGGCTGCCCGACAGCGTGACGGGTGGCGAGAAGCAGTTCCTCATCAACCCCTTCGGCCTACACTACAGCGAGGTCACGGCCAGCAACCTGGTGAAGATCGACCTGCACGGCAAGGTGCTCGACGGCTCGACGCATCCGGTGAACCCGGCCGGCTTCACGGTGCACGCCGCCATCCACGACGGCCTGCCCGGTGCGCATTGCGTGATGCACACGCACACCACGGCCGGCGTGGCTGTGGCCTGCCTGCAGGGCGGCCTGCAGCAGACCAATTTCTATACCGCGCAGCTGCACGGCATGGTGGCCTACCACGACTTCGAGGGCATCACCATCCACGCCGACGAGGGCCCGCGCCTGCTCAGGAGCATCGGCGACCGCAACGCCGTGATCCTGCGCAACCACGGCCTGCTGGCCTGGGGGCAGACGCTGCCGCAGACCTTCGCGATCCTCTGGACCCTGCAGCGCGCCTGCGAGATCCAGATGGCCACCTTCTCGATGGGCGCGGCCATTCCGGTGAGCGAGGAGATCGCGCAGTGCTGCACGCGCGATGCGCTGCAGTTCAGCCCCGAGCATGGCGCGGGGCAGGACGTGTTCGACGCGCTGGTGCGCCAGGTCGACCGCATCGACGCCAGCTACAAGAACTGA
- a CDS encoding Bug family tripartite tricarboxylate transporter substrate binding protein: protein MTFTRRQLLQTTGASALLASLGQRAFAQASLETATIVTGFAAGGTSDTTCRRIAQKLSPDYAKAAVVENRTGAGGQIAVSYVKGRPADGATILQTPTSILTIYPHIYKKLPYDPMVDLTPVSIACIFDFGFAVGPAVPASVKTVPEFLAWAKANPAGANFGSPAAGSTPHFIGALLGKKGGVELKHAAYRGTQPAMLDLLGSNISAVSGPIGDITQHLASGKVRILGVSGAKRSRFAPEVPTFGEQGIQDMAHSEWFAFFLPAKASPELVAKLNTSMKNALAQKDVIDGLGTFGLEAMSSTPAELTDLLKKDTAKWAPIVKEVGFTAEG from the coding sequence ATGACCTTCACCCGCCGCCAGCTGCTGCAGACCACCGGCGCCTCGGCGCTGCTCGCCAGCCTGGGCCAGCGCGCCTTCGCGCAGGCCTCGCTCGAGACCGCCACCATCGTCACCGGCTTTGCGGCCGGCGGCACCTCGGACACCACCTGCCGGCGCATCGCGCAGAAGCTCAGCCCCGACTACGCCAAGGCCGCCGTGGTCGAAAACCGCACCGGTGCGGGCGGCCAGATCGCCGTGAGCTACGTGAAGGGCCGGCCCGCCGACGGCGCCACCATCCTGCAGACGCCCACCTCCATCCTCACGATCTACCCGCACATCTACAAGAAGCTGCCGTACGACCCGATGGTCGACCTCACGCCGGTCAGCATCGCCTGCATCTTCGACTTCGGCTTTGCAGTCGGCCCCGCGGTGCCCGCCAGCGTGAAGACGGTGCCCGAGTTCCTGGCCTGGGCCAAGGCCAACCCGGCCGGCGCCAACTTCGGCTCGCCGGCCGCGGGCTCCACGCCGCACTTCATCGGCGCGCTCTTGGGCAAGAAGGGCGGCGTCGAGCTCAAGCACGCGGCCTACCGCGGCACGCAGCCGGCCATGCTGGACCTGCTGGGCAGCAACATCTCGGCCGTCTCGGGCCCGATCGGCGACATCACGCAGCACCTGGCCTCGGGCAAGGTGCGCATCCTGGGCGTCTCGGGCGCCAAGCGCAGCCGCTTCGCGCCCGAGGTGCCGACCTTCGGCGAACAGGGCATCCAGGACATGGCGCACAGCGAATGGTTCGCCTTCTTCCTGCCCGCCAAGGCCTCGCCGGAGCTGGTCGCAAAGCTCAACACCTCGATGAAGAACGCGCTGGCGCAGAAGGACGTGATCGACGGCCTCGGCACCTTCGGCCTGGAAGCCATGTCCTCCACGCCCGCCGAGCTGACCGATCTGCTCAAGAAAGACACCGCCAAGTGGGCGCCGATCGTGAAAGAGGTCGGCTTCACCGCGGAGGGCTAG
- the ilvD gene encoding dihydroxy-acid dehydratase, which translates to MTSPTDPKRFRSATIREGTIRATTRSFLHALGQDDEDIERPHIGVFHTGGEMSPCNLNLREQAQHAKTGIYAGGGTPHECPVVSVSDGLTMAHSGMRFSLISRELIADSVEASTRGHQWDGIFAIGACDKNLPGLMMGMVRCNVPSVFVHGGSALPGQMPGPDGRDLNVVDTYETIGKVLAGTATHGELDAMSRACLPTAGACAGQFTANTMGMVSEALGLAPIGSSMVPAVFSERAPLMRRAAKNLMKAVLGDSPLPRDIVTRKALENACAVVSATGGSTNAALHLPAIAHEAGIKFHLDDVAEVFARTPLIADLRPGGQYLARDVFYIGGAGVILRTLMAQGFVHGDALTFTGRTLAEELADAAAPDGRVVRAPGDPITRDGGLAVLKGNLCPDGALLKTAGLQTLVHRGPARVFNSEEEAQAAVQNRRYQPGDVIVIRNEGPKGSPGMREMLGITALLYGQGMGDKVALLTDGRFSGATRGLCIGYAGPEAADGGPIAALQDGDMIAIDARAEARTISVELAAEEIALRLSRRQVNAGVPHRGLLEKYALTVRPAHQGAVTHSGAVTWLRDES; encoded by the coding sequence ATGACCTCCCCGACCGATCCCAAGCGATTCCGCTCCGCCACCATCCGCGAAGGCACGATCCGCGCGACCACGCGCAGCTTCCTGCATGCACTCGGCCAGGACGACGAGGACATCGAGCGCCCGCACATCGGCGTGTTCCACACCGGCGGCGAGATGAGCCCGTGCAACCTCAACCTGCGCGAACAGGCGCAGCACGCCAAGACCGGCATCTACGCCGGCGGCGGCACGCCGCACGAATGCCCGGTGGTGTCGGTGAGCGACGGGCTCACCATGGCGCATTCGGGCATGCGCTTCTCGCTGATCTCGCGCGAGCTGATTGCCGACAGCGTCGAGGCCTCGACGCGCGGCCACCAGTGGGACGGCATCTTCGCCATCGGCGCCTGCGACAAGAACCTGCCGGGCCTGATGATGGGCATGGTGCGCTGCAACGTGCCGAGCGTGTTCGTGCATGGCGGCTCGGCGCTGCCGGGGCAGATGCCGGGCCCGGACGGCCGCGACCTCAATGTGGTCGATACCTACGAAACCATCGGCAAGGTGCTGGCCGGCACCGCCACACACGGCGAGCTCGACGCCATGAGCCGCGCCTGCCTGCCCACGGCCGGCGCCTGCGCGGGCCAGTTCACGGCCAACACCATGGGCATGGTGTCGGAAGCGCTGGGCCTCGCGCCCATCGGCTCGAGCATGGTGCCGGCGGTGTTCAGCGAACGCGCACCGCTGATGCGCCGCGCCGCGAAGAACCTCATGAAGGCGGTGCTGGGAGACAGCCCGCTGCCGCGCGACATCGTCACGCGCAAGGCGCTCGAGAACGCCTGCGCCGTGGTGTCGGCCACCGGGGGCTCGACCAACGCCGCGCTGCACCTGCCGGCCATCGCGCACGAGGCCGGCATCAAGTTCCACCTCGACGACGTGGCCGAGGTCTTCGCGCGCACGCCGCTCATCGCCGACCTGCGCCCCGGCGGGCAGTACCTGGCACGCGACGTGTTCTACATCGGCGGCGCGGGCGTCATCCTTCGCACGCTGATGGCGCAGGGCTTCGTGCATGGCGATGCGCTCACCTTCACCGGCCGCACGCTGGCCGAGGAACTGGCCGATGCCGCCGCGCCCGACGGCCGCGTGGTGCGCGCGCCAGGAGATCCGATCACGCGCGACGGCGGCCTGGCCGTGCTCAAGGGCAACCTCTGTCCCGACGGCGCGCTGCTCAAGACCGCGGGCCTCCAGACGCTGGTGCACCGCGGCCCCGCGCGCGTCTTCAACTCGGAAGAAGAAGCGCAGGCCGCCGTGCAGAACCGCCGCTACCAGCCCGGCGACGTGATCGTGATCCGCAACGAAGGCCCCAAGGGCAGTCCCGGCATGCGCGAGATGCTGGGCATCACCGCGCTGCTCTACGGCCAGGGCATGGGCGACAAGGTGGCGCTTTTGACCGACGGGCGCTTCTCCGGCGCCACGCGCGGCCTGTGCATCGGCTATGCGGGGCCCGAAGCGGCCGACGGCGGGCCGATTGCGGCGCTGCAGGACGGCGACATGATCGCCATCGACGCGCGGGCCGAAGCGCGCACCATTTCGGTGGAACTGGCGGCGGAAGAGATTGCACTGCGGCTCTCCCGACGTCAGGTAAACGCGGGGGTCCCGCACCGCGGCTTGCTGGAAAAATACGCGCTCACCGTGCGGCCCGCTCACCAGGGCGCCGTGACCCATTCGGGCGCAGTCACCTGGCTGCGCGACGAGTCTTGA
- the hpaI gene encoding 4-hydroxy-2-oxoheptanedioate aldolase — translation MQTPLNTFKQAMQAGEQKIGLWVGLADGYAAEILAGTGFDWLLVDGEHAPNDVRSVLAQLQGISSAWSAQPDSERSHPVVRVPVGDVTLLKQFLDIGAQTILVPMVDTAEQAARMVQGMRYPPEGIRGMGSALARASRWQAYPRYLHEANAQTCLLVQAETVEAMKNLDAIAATPGVDGVFIGPADLSASMGFVGQPNHPEVQAMIADAIARIRKAGKAPGILSTTEEQARKWLAAGAQFVAVGVDTILLTAAARQLSSRYKSAASAVTPSGY, via the coding sequence ATGCAAACACCCCTGAACACCTTCAAGCAGGCCATGCAGGCCGGCGAACAGAAGATCGGCCTCTGGGTCGGCCTGGCCGACGGCTATGCGGCCGAGATCCTGGCCGGCACCGGCTTCGACTGGCTGCTGGTCGACGGCGAGCACGCGCCCAACGACGTGCGCTCGGTGCTCGCGCAGCTGCAGGGCATCTCGAGCGCCTGGTCGGCGCAGCCCGATTCGGAACGCTCGCATCCCGTGGTGCGGGTGCCGGTGGGCGACGTCACGCTGCTCAAGCAGTTCCTGGACATCGGCGCGCAGACCATCCTGGTGCCGATGGTCGACACCGCCGAGCAGGCGGCGCGCATGGTGCAAGGGATGCGCTATCCGCCCGAAGGCATCCGCGGCATGGGCAGCGCCCTGGCGCGCGCCTCGCGCTGGCAGGCCTATCCGCGCTACCTGCACGAGGCCAACGCGCAAACCTGCCTGTTGGTGCAGGCCGAGACAGTGGAAGCCATGAAGAACCTCGACGCCATCGCGGCCACGCCGGGCGTGGACGGCGTGTTCATCGGGCCGGCCGACCTGTCGGCCTCGATGGGCTTCGTCGGCCAGCCCAACCATCCCGAGGTGCAGGCCATGATCGCCGACGCCATTGCGCGCATCCGCAAGGCCGGCAAGGCGCCGGGCATCCTGTCGACCACCGAGGAGCAGGCGCGCAAGTGGCTGGCCGCCGGCGCGCAGTTCGTGGCGGTGGGCGTGGACACCATCCTGCTCACGGCGGCGGCCAGGCAGCTGTCGTCCCGGTACAAGAGCGCCGCGAGCGCCGTAACGCCCAGCGGCTACTGA
- the hpaH gene encoding 2-oxo-hept-4-ene-1,7-dioate hydratase translates to MLTADTIAKLAAELHESERSRVQVEHFSKRFPGMTIEDGYAISREWVRQKIAEGRAVKGHKIGLTSRAMQQSSQIDEPDYGTLLDDMFFEQGGDIPFKRFIAPRIEVELAFVLGRKLQGPNLSIFDVLAATDYVVPAIEIIDARIEQFDRHTKAPRKVFDTIADNAANAGIVMGGRPVKPDAVDLRWVSALLYKNGVIEESGVAAAVLNHPATGVAWLANKLAPWDECLEAGEVVLGGSFTRPTIALPGDTFHADYGPLGSIAFRLI, encoded by the coding sequence ATGCTCACCGCCGACACCATCGCCAAGCTCGCGGCCGAACTGCACGAAAGCGAAAGATCGCGCGTGCAGGTCGAGCATTTCTCCAAGCGCTTTCCCGGCATGACCATCGAGGACGGCTACGCCATCTCGCGCGAATGGGTCAGGCAGAAGATCGCGGAAGGCCGCGCCGTGAAGGGCCACAAGATCGGCCTGACCTCGCGTGCCATGCAGCAGTCCAGCCAGATCGACGAACCCGACTACGGCACCTTGCTCGACGACATGTTCTTCGAGCAGGGCGGCGACATTCCGTTCAAGCGCTTCATCGCGCCGCGCATCGAGGTGGAGCTGGCCTTCGTCCTCGGCAGGAAGCTGCAGGGGCCGAACCTGAGCATCTTCGACGTGCTGGCCGCCACCGACTACGTGGTGCCGGCCATCGAGATCATCGACGCGCGCATCGAGCAGTTCGACCGCCACACCAAGGCGCCGCGCAAGGTGTTCGACACCATTGCCGACAACGCGGCCAACGCCGGCATCGTGATGGGCGGCCGGCCGGTCAAGCCCGACGCGGTCGACCTGCGCTGGGTGAGCGCGCTGCTCTACAAGAACGGCGTGATCGAGGAGTCGGGCGTGGCCGCGGCCGTGCTCAACCACCCGGCCACGGGCGTGGCCTGGCTCGCGAACAAGCTCGCGCCGTGGGACGAATGCCTCGAAGCCGGCGAAGTGGTGCTGGGCGGCTCGTTCACGCGGCCCACCATCGCCCTGCCCGGCGACACCTTCCATGCCGACTACGGCCCTCTGGGCAGCATTGCCTTTCGTCTCATCTAA
- a CDS encoding 5-carboxymethyl-2-hydroxymuconate Delta-isomerase has protein sequence MPHLVILYTPNIEAETDMSALCRTLADTMLAQQDETGKPVFPIGGTRVLAYPAAHYAVADGKADYAFVYLNIRMAAGRSEAVKKKAGDELLAAVRTHFEPIFDKRHIGITLQIDESPGQVYDGKHSNLHPLFNK, from the coding sequence ATGCCCCACCTCGTCATTCTCTACACGCCCAACATCGAAGCCGAGACCGACATGTCGGCGCTGTGCCGCACGCTGGCCGACACCATGCTCGCGCAGCAGGACGAGACCGGCAAACCGGTGTTCCCCATCGGCGGCACGCGCGTGCTGGCCTATCCCGCTGCGCACTACGCGGTGGCCGACGGCAAGGCCGACTATGCCTTCGTGTACCTCAACATCCGCATGGCCGCGGGGCGCTCGGAGGCCGTGAAGAAAAAAGCCGGCGACGAACTTCTGGCCGCCGTGCGCACGCATTTCGAACCGATCTTCGACAAGCGCCACATCGGCATCACGCTGCAGATCGACGAAAGCCCGGGTCAGGTGTACGACGGCAAGCACAGCAACCTGCATCCTCTCTTCAACAAGTAG
- the hpaD gene encoding 3,4-dihydroxyphenylacetate 2,3-dioxygenase, with protein sequence MGQLALAAKITHVPSMYLSEFPGPNFGCRDAAINGHKEIDRRCRALGVDTIVVFDVHWQVNSEYHVNCGPKFGGTYTSNELPHFIKNMPYAYPGNPALGHLIADVANEMGVKSRAHSDTTLELEYGTLVPMRYMNPDQHYKVISISGWCDWHDLTESGRFGLAVRRAIEERYEGTVAVFASGSLSHHFADNGRAPEFMHKVYDPFLEQVDRRVVELWKAGDWQTFVGMLPMYADKCWGEGDMHDTAMLLGLLGWDRYTAPVEVVTPYFGSSGTGQINAIFPVTPLPV encoded by the coding sequence ATGGGCCAACTCGCTCTCGCCGCCAAGATCACGCACGTGCCGTCGATGTACCTCTCGGAATTCCCGGGACCGAACTTCGGCTGCCGCGACGCCGCGATCAACGGCCACAAGGAAATCGACCGGCGCTGCCGCGCGCTGGGCGTGGACACCATCGTGGTGTTCGACGTGCACTGGCAGGTCAACAGCGAATACCACGTCAACTGCGGCCCGAAGTTCGGTGGCACCTACACCAGCAACGAGCTGCCGCACTTCATCAAGAACATGCCCTACGCCTACCCCGGCAACCCGGCGCTGGGCCACCTGATCGCCGACGTGGCCAACGAGATGGGCGTGAAGAGCCGCGCGCACAGCGACACCACGCTCGAACTGGAGTACGGCACGCTGGTGCCGATGCGCTACATGAACCCCGACCAGCACTACAAGGTGATCAGCATCAGCGGCTGGTGCGACTGGCACGACCTCACCGAGTCGGGCCGCTTCGGCCTCGCGGTGCGCCGCGCGATCGAGGAGCGCTACGAGGGCACGGTGGCGGTGTTCGCGAGCGGCTCGCTCTCGCACCACTTCGCGGACAACGGCCGCGCCCCCGAATTCATGCACAAGGTCTACGATCCCTTCCTCGAGCAGGTGGACCGCCGCGTGGTCGAACTGTGGAAGGCCGGCGACTGGCAGACCTTCGTCGGCATGCTGCCGATGTACGCCGACAAGTGCTGGGGCGAAGGCGACATGCACGACACCGCGATGCTGCTGGGCCTGCTGGGCTGGGACCGCTACACCGCGCCGGTGGAGGTGGTCACGCCCTATTTCGGCAGCTCGGGCACGGGGCAGATCAATGCGATCTTCCCGGTCACACCCCTTCCCGTCTGA
- a CDS encoding tripartite tricarboxylate transporter substrate binding protein, whose protein sequence is MNTRRRTLLQGAAALAALPSLARAQTAWPHKPVRVIVPFPPGGTTDFVARLVGTEVAKALGQPVIVENKPGAGTVIGVDSAAKAAPDGYTFVCVANSFTANQTLVRKLPYDTQKDLRPVALMGMSEHVLATHPASGLKTLADLRNAATAKPGTLSFASFGNGTSAHLSGEMLKLQMGLDIVHVPYKGQGPALTDLLGGQVTMMFGNWPEFRSHVQGGKLVALGMATAQRSQYASTIPTLAEQGVPIESNSWNGLLAPAGTPDAIVQRMNAEVNRALASPAVAEAFQKGGIAPLPGTPERFAAFIQSEIAKYGDVIRKGNIQLEA, encoded by the coding sequence ATGAACACGCGGCGCCGCACGCTGCTGCAGGGCGCGGCCGCACTCGCCGCGCTGCCCTCGCTCGCGCGGGCACAGACCGCCTGGCCCCACAAGCCGGTCCGCGTGATCGTGCCCTTCCCGCCCGGCGGCACCACCGACTTCGTCGCGCGCCTCGTAGGCACCGAGGTGGCGAAGGCGCTGGGCCAGCCGGTGATCGTCGAGAACAAGCCCGGCGCGGGCACGGTGATCGGCGTCGACTCGGCGGCCAAGGCCGCGCCCGACGGCTATACCTTCGTCTGCGTGGCCAACAGCTTCACGGCCAACCAGACGCTGGTCCGCAAGCTGCCCTACGACACGCAGAAAGACCTGCGCCCCGTCGCGCTCATGGGCATGTCGGAGCATGTGCTGGCCACGCATCCCGCGAGCGGCCTGAAGACGCTGGCCGACCTGCGCAACGCCGCCACGGCCAAGCCCGGCACGCTGAGCTTCGCCTCCTTCGGCAACGGCACCTCGGCCCACCTGTCGGGCGAGATGCTCAAGCTGCAGATGGGCCTGGACATCGTGCACGTGCCCTACAAGGGCCAGGGCCCCGCACTCACCGACCTGCTCGGCGGGCAGGTGACGATGATGTTCGGCAACTGGCCCGAGTTCCGCAGCCACGTGCAGGGCGGCAAGCTGGTGGCGCTGGGCATGGCGACCGCGCAGCGCTCGCAATACGCGAGCACCATACCCACACTGGCGGAACAGGGCGTGCCCATCGAGTCCAATTCGTGGAACGGACTGCTGGCGCCCGCTGGCACGCCCGATGCCATCGTGCAGCGCATGAACGCCGAGGTGAACCGCGCGCTCGCGAGCCCCGCGGTGGCCGAAGCCTTCCAGAAGGGCGGCATCGCGCCGCTGCCGGGCACGCCGGAGCGCTTCGCGGCCTTCATCCAGAGCGAGATCGCGAAGTACGGCGACGTGATCCGCAAGGGCAACATCCAGCTCGAAGCCTGA
- the hpaE gene encoding 5-carboxymethyl-2-hydroxymuconate semialdehyde dehydrogenase, with product MQQIDHLIGGKSVAGSDYFETVNPATQEVLAEVASGGEAEVNAAVAAAKEAFPKWAGLPAPERAKLIRKLGDLIARHVPEIAQTETNDCGQVIAQTGKQLIPRAADNFYYFAEMCTRVDGHTYPTPTHLNYTLFHPVGVCALISPWNVPFMTATWKVAPCLAFGNTAVLKMSELSPLTAARLGELALEAGIPAGVLNLVHGYGKEAGEPLVAHPDVRAISFTGSTATGNRIVKSAGLKKFSMELGGKSPFVIFDDADLDRALDAAVFMIFSNNGERCTAGSRILVQQSIYAGFAARFAERARRITVGDPLDEKTIVGPMISQAHLAKVRSYIELGPKEGATLLCGGLEAPANLPDRVKKGNYVMPTVFADVDNRMKIAQDEIFGPVACLIPFKDEAHAIELANDIAYGLSSYVWTENIGRAHRVAAAVEAGMCFVNSQNVRDLRQPFGGTKASGTGREGGTWSYEVFCEPKNIAVSMGSHHIPHWGMA from the coding sequence ATGCAACAGATCGACCATCTCATCGGCGGCAAGTCCGTCGCCGGCAGCGACTACTTCGAAACCGTCAACCCCGCCACTCAGGAGGTGCTGGCCGAAGTCGCCTCGGGCGGCGAGGCCGAAGTGAATGCGGCCGTGGCCGCCGCCAAGGAGGCCTTCCCGAAGTGGGCCGGCCTGCCCGCGCCCGAGCGCGCCAAGCTCATCCGCAAGCTCGGAGACCTGATCGCCCGGCACGTGCCCGAAATCGCGCAGACCGAGACCAACGACTGCGGCCAGGTCATCGCGCAAACGGGCAAGCAGTTGATCCCCCGCGCGGCCGACAACTTCTATTACTTCGCCGAGATGTGCACGCGCGTGGACGGCCACACCTATCCCACGCCCACGCACCTGAACTACACGCTGTTCCATCCGGTGGGCGTGTGCGCACTCATCAGCCCGTGGAACGTGCCGTTCATGACGGCCACCTGGAAGGTCGCGCCCTGCCTGGCCTTCGGCAACACCGCGGTACTGAAGATGAGCGAGCTCTCGCCGCTGACAGCTGCGCGCCTGGGCGAACTCGCGCTCGAAGCGGGCATTCCCGCCGGCGTGCTGAACCTGGTGCACGGCTACGGCAAGGAAGCCGGCGAGCCGCTCGTGGCGCACCCCGATGTGCGCGCGATCTCGTTCACCGGCTCCACCGCCACGGGCAACCGCATCGTGAAGAGCGCGGGCCTGAAAAAGTTCAGCATGGAACTCGGCGGCAAGAGCCCGTTCGTGATCTTCGACGACGCCGACCTCGACCGCGCGCTCGACGCGGCCGTGTTCATGATCTTCAGCAACAACGGCGAGCGCTGCACGGCCGGCTCGCGCATCCTGGTGCAGCAGTCGATCTACGCCGGCTTTGCCGCCAGGTTCGCCGAGCGCGCCAGGCGCATCACCGTGGGCGACCCGCTCGACGAGAAGACCATCGTGGGCCCGATGATCTCGCAGGCGCATCTGGCCAAGGTGCGCAGCTACATCGAGCTGGGGCCGAAGGAAGGCGCGACGCTGCTGTGCGGTGGCCTCGAGGCGCCAGCGAACCTGCCCGACCGCGTGAAGAAGGGCAACTACGTGATGCCCACCGTGTTCGCCGATGTCGACAACCGCATGAAGATCGCTCAGGACGAGATCTTCGGGCCGGTCGCCTGCCTGATTCCGTTCAAGGACGAGGCGCACGCAATCGAACTCGCCAACGACATCGCCTACGGCCTCAGCAGCTACGTGTGGACCGAGAACATCGGCCGGGCGCACCGCGTGGCCGCCGCGGTGGAGGCCGGCATGTGCTTCGTCAACAGCCAGAACGTCAGAGACCTTCGCCAGCCCTTCGGTGGCACCAAGGCCTCGGGCACGGGGCGCGAGGGCGGCACGTGGAGCTACGAAGTGTTCTGCGAGCCGAAGAACATTGCGGTATCGATGGGCTCGCACCACATCCCGCATTGGGGCATGGCATGA